The following coding sequences are from one Devosia neptuniae window:
- a CDS encoding alpha-amylase family glycosyl hydrolase, giving the protein MTSLFGPRLEGSATEFRLWAPSAKTIEVIFPDRPPVALEKGEKGFWSARVDDCGAGTRYKFRAGELEFPDPAARQQDGGTAGWSIVLPPLQPSGRDQPLRPWHETILCEVHVGTASPEGTFRGLANRLEHFRDAGFTALEIMPINAFPGTRNWGYDGTLIFAPAEAYGSRDELRQLVDRAHELGLCLILDVVYNHFGNFDNFIQRYASEWFDDEVETPWGPGIDFTHEMVRQFYYENARMWLDELDFDGLRFDSVHEMKTAARSVFLKGLAKSARAVKSDAKLIIENMDNIASWLDRDQRGRPLDFSAQWNDDIHHVLNYLVTGEDKNGYADGSKDAIADLEKGLADGFVHDGEADGDSDGTTRGEPASRLPLDAFVSYVQNHDQIGNRADAKRLPDRISAEKLDFLHFVVMLAPQIPLFFMGEDAHLRTPFPFFIDLPEAAAAPKRADRYKQMRETFEENVRDGGLPDPNAPETFHSAKLDWADYTNPERLAALERFRKLASWRRSLLWPLSATLCLDARTGRQDTAIVVSWIFEAGVLTMALNAADRPADIACVIAGPPVATGEFSQQGEVLRLGAWSAVCWSWQRDP; this is encoded by the coding sequence ATGACGTCTCTCTTCGGCCCCCGTCTTGAGGGCTCGGCCACCGAATTCCGCCTCTGGGCGCCCAGCGCCAAAACTATTGAAGTGATATTTCCCGACAGACCGCCTGTTGCGCTCGAGAAAGGCGAGAAAGGATTCTGGTCCGCGCGCGTTGATGATTGCGGAGCGGGAACACGCTACAAATTCCGCGCCGGCGAGCTGGAATTTCCCGACCCCGCCGCGCGGCAGCAGGATGGCGGCACGGCAGGCTGGAGCATTGTGTTGCCGCCGTTACAGCCGAGCGGCCGCGACCAGCCACTGCGTCCCTGGCATGAGACTATTTTGTGCGAGGTGCATGTGGGCACGGCTTCCCCCGAAGGCACCTTCCGGGGTCTGGCCAACCGGCTTGAGCATTTCCGCGATGCCGGTTTCACCGCGCTCGAAATCATGCCGATCAACGCATTTCCGGGCACGCGCAATTGGGGCTATGACGGCACGCTGATCTTTGCCCCGGCCGAGGCCTATGGCAGCCGGGACGAGTTGCGTCAGCTGGTCGACCGCGCCCATGAATTGGGGCTCTGCCTGATCCTTGACGTCGTCTACAATCATTTCGGCAATTTCGACAATTTCATCCAGCGCTATGCGTCGGAATGGTTCGACGATGAAGTCGAGACACCCTGGGGCCCCGGCATCGACTTCACCCACGAGATGGTGCGGCAATTCTACTACGAAAACGCCCGCATGTGGCTGGATGAGCTGGATTTCGACGGCCTGCGTTTTGACTCCGTGCATGAGATGAAGACCGCCGCGCGCAGCGTGTTTCTGAAAGGGCTCGCCAAATCGGCCCGCGCGGTCAAAAGCGATGCCAAGCTGATCATCGAGAACATGGACAATATCGCCTCCTGGCTCGACCGCGACCAGCGGGGACGGCCGCTGGATTTCTCCGCGCAGTGGAATGACGACATTCACCACGTGCTCAATTATCTCGTCACCGGCGAGGACAAGAACGGCTATGCCGACGGCTCCAAGGACGCCATAGCCGACCTCGAAAAGGGCCTCGCCGACGGTTTCGTGCATGATGGCGAGGCGGATGGCGACAGCGACGGCACAACCCGGGGCGAACCGGCCAGCCGGCTGCCGCTCGATGCCTTTGTGTCCTATGTGCAGAACCACGACCAGATCGGCAATCGGGCGGATGCCAAGCGCCTGCCGGACCGGATCAGCGCCGAGAAGCTGGATTTCCTGCATTTCGTGGTGATGCTGGCGCCGCAAATCCCGCTCTTCTTCATGGGCGAGGACGCGCATCTGCGCACGCCCTTCCCGTTTTTCATCGATCTGCCCGAGGCGGCCGCCGCACCCAAACGGGCGGACCGCTATAAGCAGATGCGGGAAACCTTCGAGGAAAACGTCAGGGATGGCGGCCTGCCCGATCCGAATGCGCCCGAGACCTTCCACAGCGCCAAGCTGGATTGGGCCGATTATACCAATCCTGAACGCCTCGCGGCGCTGGAGCGCTTTCGCAAGCTCGCGTCCTGGCGGCGCAGCCTGCTCTGGCCGCTATCGGCCACGCTATGTCTCGACGCCCGCACCGGCCGGCAGGACACCGCCATCGTCGTCAGCTGGATTTTCGAGGCTGGCGTGCTGACCATGGCACTCAATGCTGCGGACCGGCCGGCCGATATTGCCTGCGTCATTGCTGGCCCGCCTGTCGCTACCGGCGAATTCTCCCAGCAGGGCGAGGTCCTGCGGCTGGGAGCGTGGAGCGCCGTATGCTGGTCCTGGCAGCGCGATCCCTAG
- a CDS encoding alpha-amylase family protein: protein MAHEEPWYLDAVFYAIDVKRFADADGDGIGDFPGLTSKIPYLSDLGVTCIWLLPFFASPGRDNGYDVSDYYRIDPRLGTTQDFLDFLHAAGERGIRVIIDLVVNHTSDEHPWFEAARRDERSRFRDYYVWSGEAPPVKPDDQSVFPDDEPTIWTYDQVAHAFYYHKFYRFQPDLNTGNPAVLDAIEHVMDYWLSLGVAGFRLDAIPFVIGQNGLSSADPDNPDGVLQRFNTYIQDRRPGGLLVGEVNLPPAETGRYFGQGDQLGLLFNFLLPCYVFAGLATEQAGRISEALDLLPEPPPDCGWANFLRNLDELDFSQVPSDVRAEAFAAFAKDPKAVVHDRGIRRRIAPMLDGNRQRIAMALSLTMSLPGASVLVYGDEIGMGDDLSQPDRVSVRSPMQWTAGKNGGFSKAAPSKLIQPAIDEGRFAYPHVNVAQQADDPASLLGQVKALIRAKRGVSKLLRGRALPVSNDNPAVHVRAVGDGANLVLLAHNLSGQKQDIALGFGEHFSAQLSDLLGRDTFDVNDTLALSLPPYGYRWLQGAKRNWPA from the coding sequence ATGGCGCATGAGGAACCCTGGTATCTCGATGCGGTGTTCTATGCCATCGACGTCAAGCGGTTTGCTGACGCCGATGGCGACGGCATTGGTGATTTTCCCGGCCTGACCAGCAAAATCCCCTATCTGTCCGATCTGGGCGTGACCTGCATCTGGCTACTGCCGTTCTTTGCCTCGCCCGGCCGGGACAATGGCTATGACGTCAGCGATTATTACCGGATCGACCCCCGGCTCGGCACGACCCAGGATTTTCTCGATTTCCTGCATGCAGCGGGCGAGCGGGGTATCCGGGTGATCATTGACCTCGTGGTCAATCACACCTCCGACGAGCACCCCTGGTTTGAGGCGGCACGGCGCGACGAGCGCTCCCGGTTTCGGGATTATTACGTCTGGAGCGGGGAGGCCCCACCCGTTAAACCCGACGATCAGTCGGTCTTTCCCGACGACGAGCCCACGATCTGGACCTATGACCAGGTCGCGCATGCCTTTTATTATCACAAGTTCTATCGCTTCCAGCCCGATCTCAATACCGGCAATCCGGCCGTGCTCGATGCCATCGAGCATGTCATGGATTATTGGCTGTCGCTGGGGGTCGCCGGGTTCCGGCTGGACGCCATTCCCTTCGTCATCGGCCAGAACGGGTTATCCTCGGCCGATCCGGACAATCCCGATGGCGTGCTGCAACGGTTCAACACCTATATTCAGGACCGCCGTCCAGGCGGCCTGCTGGTGGGCGAGGTCAATTTGCCACCCGCCGAAACCGGGCGCTATTTCGGCCAGGGCGACCAGCTCGGCCTGCTCTTTAATTTCCTGCTTCCCTGCTACGTCTTTGCCGGGCTCGCCACTGAACAGGCCGGGCGCATTTCCGAGGCACTGGACCTGTTGCCCGAGCCGCCGCCCGATTGTGGCTGGGCCAATTTCCTGCGCAACCTGGACGAGCTGGATTTCTCGCAGGTGCCGTCCGATGTCAGGGCGGAGGCCTTTGCCGCCTTTGCCAAGGACCCCAAGGCGGTAGTGCATGACCGGGGCATCAGGCGGCGCATCGCCCCGATGCTGGATGGCAATCGCCAGCGCATCGCCATGGCGCTGAGCCTGACCATGTCGCTGCCTGGCGCCTCCGTGCTGGTCTATGGCGATGAAATCGGCATGGGCGACGATCTCTCCCAACCCGACCGCGTGTCGGTCCGCTCACCCATGCAATGGACCGCTGGCAAAAATGGCGGCTTTTCCAAAGCCGCACCATCAAAGCTCATCCAGCCGGCGATCGACGAGGGGCGCTTTGCTTATCCCCACGTCAATGTCGCGCAGCAGGCGGACGATCCGGCCTCCCTGCTCGGCCAGGTCAAGGCGCTGATCCGCGCCAAGCGCGGCGTGAGCAAACTGCTGCGCGGCCGCGCCTTGCCGGTATCGAACGACAATCCGGCAGTGCATGTCAGGGCCGTTGGCGATGGCGCCAATCTGGTGCTGCTCGCCCATAACCTGTCCGGCCAGAAGCAGGATATTGCGCTTGGCTTCGGCGAGCATTTCTCGGCCCAGCTATCCGATCTGCTTGGCCGGGACACGTTCGATGTCAACGACACATTGGCATTGTCCCTGCCGCCCTATGGGTATCGCTGGCTGCAAGGCGCCAAGCGGAATTGGCCCGCTTAG
- a CDS encoding SDR family oxidoreductase codes for MPDRFTMQDPRYQYPAPPFPAQPQSPPGIVGKMEPAPDHGEESYAGFGRLLGRKALITGGDSGIGRAAAIAYAREGADVAINFLPEEIEDANEVIGYIEKAGTKAVALPGDISNEQTCQSIVADAVEQLGGLDILVINAARQQARESVEEVTSADFDKTLKTNLYALHWLARAATPHLPPGAAVITTTSIQAYEPSAHLLDYATTKAGIAAYTKALAEQLIEKGIRVNAVAPGPFWTVLQPSGGQFPEKVKTFGQDSAFGRPGQPVELAPIYVLLASQEASFITGEVFGVTGGKGIA; via the coding sequence ATGCCCGACCGCTTCACCATGCAGGATCCCCGCTACCAATATCCTGCTCCGCCCTTTCCCGCCCAGCCGCAATCGCCGCCGGGCATTGTGGGCAAAATGGAGCCGGCGCCGGATCATGGCGAGGAGAGCTATGCCGGCTTCGGACGGCTATTGGGTCGCAAGGCGCTGATCACCGGCGGCGATTCGGGCATCGGCCGGGCGGCCGCCATCGCCTATGCCCGCGAGGGCGCCGATGTGGCGATCAATTTTCTGCCCGAGGAGATCGAGGACGCCAATGAAGTGATCGGCTATATCGAAAAGGCCGGCACCAAGGCCGTGGCCCTGCCCGGCGACATTTCCAATGAGCAAACCTGTCAATCCATCGTCGCCGATGCGGTGGAGCAATTGGGCGGGCTCGATATCCTGGTCATCAACGCCGCCCGGCAGCAAGCGCGCGAATCGGTCGAGGAGGTCACCTCGGCCGATTTCGACAAGACGCTGAAGACCAATCTTTACGCTTTGCACTGGCTGGCCCGAGCCGCGACGCCGCATCTGCCGCCGGGCGCAGCGGTGATCACCACCACCTCGATCCAGGCTTATGAACCATCGGCTCACCTGCTCGACTATGCCACCACCAAGGCCGGCATTGCGGCCTATACCAAGGCGCTGGCCGAACAGTTGATCGAGAAAGGCATTCGCGTCAACGCAGTGGCGCCGGGCCCGTTTTGGACGGTGCTGCAGCCCAGCGGCGGCCAATTCCCCGAAAAGGTCAAAACCTTTGGGCAGGACAGCGCCTTTGGCCGGCCGGGGCAGCCGGTCGAACTGGCGCCGATCTATGTCCTGCTCGCCTCCCAGGAAGCCAGCTTCATAACCGGCGAGGTGTTCGGCGTCACCGGCGGCAAGGGCATCGCCTAG
- a CDS encoding metallophosphoesterase family protein — protein sequence MRFAVIADPHFHDAEFTGAGDQLFLRSLIDTAESTRVFNESAPAFRAALDQIAADGIKTVIIVGDLTDDGQGYAVDGAVALLESYTARFGMRFFMTVGNHDLFARAGRHQSKRILRADGRYDLVTSDVAASDPQAAGQVVTDAMFAGGYDRVLPALGQMGFMRHPADIHWESPFGSDDALASRLYTATSEDGSQSVDMVDASYLVEPAPGLWLLSLDANIYRPEGDGFADCSEAGWNAALELKPHLLAWTADVAARAQQLGKQLMVFSHYPVVDPLNGTIDEELALLGKTTFARRMPAPAVSEAFLEAGVKLHFSGHWHINDTARFADDGSYLLNLAVPAPVAFPPAYKLCELSAETLQVDTVMLRDVAGYDVGFARYAAECAVTGYDDEGLRAAGDHFGFISRHLDLLVRDRYLPREWPEDLRRMVESVNLGALARLAGGALAPDMAALPFMAAVVDWYKLRKASDLTLADIGATRLAAYADLAALFATRDWPEGSVERQLGRFFGMMVRYGTRLPATRFKVDLASGAVTAD from the coding sequence ATGCGTTTTGCCGTTATTGCCGATCCGCATTTCCATGATGCCGAGTTCACCGGGGCCGGCGATCAGCTGTTCCTGCGCAGCTTGATCGACACGGCTGAATCCACCCGCGTGTTCAACGAAAGCGCGCCGGCCTTCCGCGCTGCACTCGACCAGATTGCCGCCGATGGCATCAAGACGGTCATTATCGTGGGCGATCTGACCGATGACGGGCAGGGCTATGCGGTGGATGGCGCCGTGGCTTTGCTCGAGAGCTACACGGCCAGGTTTGGCATGCGCTTCTTCATGACGGTGGGCAATCATGACCTGTTCGCCCGCGCCGGGCGACATCAATCCAAGCGCATCCTGCGTGCCGACGGGCGCTATGACCTGGTGACCAGCGATGTTGCGGCAAGCGATCCGCAGGCCGCGGGCCAGGTGGTGACCGACGCCATGTTTGCCGGCGGTTACGATCGCGTGCTGCCCGCCTTGGGCCAGATGGGCTTCATGCGCCACCCCGCGGATATCCACTGGGAAAGCCCCTTTGGCAGCGACGATGCGCTGGCCAGCCGGCTTTATACCGCAACCTCAGAAGACGGCAGCCAGAGCGTGGACATGGTCGACGCCTCCTATCTGGTGGAGCCGGCGCCGGGCCTGTGGCTGCTCTCACTCGACGCCAATATCTATCGCCCCGAAGGCGACGGCTTTGCCGATTGCTCGGAGGCGGGCTGGAACGCAGCGCTGGAGCTCAAGCCGCATCTATTGGCCTGGACCGCCGATGTCGCCGCTCGGGCGCAGCAATTGGGCAAGCAATTGATGGTGTTCTCGCACTATCCGGTGGTCGATCCGCTCAATGGCACGATTGACGAAGAACTGGCCCTGCTCGGCAAGACCACATTCGCGCGCCGCATGCCGGCGCCGGCCGTGTCGGAAGCGTTCCTCGAGGCGGGGGTGAAACTGCATTTCAGCGGCCATTGGCATATCAACGACACGGCGCGCTTCGCCGATGATGGTAGCTATCTGCTCAATTTGGCGGTGCCGGCGCCGGTGGCGTTTCCGCCGGCCTACAAGCTCTGCGAATTGTCGGCGGAAACGCTGCAGGTCGACACCGTGATGCTGCGCGATGTGGCCGGCTATGATGTGGGCTTTGCCCGCTATGCCGCCGAATGCGCGGTGACGGGCTATGACGATGAGGGGCTGCGCGCGGCAGGCGATCATTTCGGCTTCATCAGCCGGCATCTCGATCTCCTGGTGCGCGATCGCTACCTGCCGCGCGAATGGCCCGAGGACCTGCGCCGCATGGTCGAAAGCGTCAATCTTGGCGCTTTGGCCCGACTGGCCGGGGGCGCGCTGGCGCCCGACATGGCGGCATTGCCGTTCATGGCGGCGGTAGTGGATTGGTACAAGCTGCGCAAGGCCAGCGATCTGACGCTGGCCGATATCGGGGCCACCCGGCTGGCCGCCTATGCCGATCTCGCCGCGCTGTTTGCCACGCGCGATTGGCCGGAGGGATCGGTCGAGCGGCAGCTGGGCCGGTTTTTCGGCATGATGGTGCGCTATGGGACCCGGCTGCCCGCCACGCGCTTCAAGGTGGATCTCGCCAGCGGGGCGGTGACCGCCGACTAA
- a CDS encoding ABC transporter ATP-binding protein has product MPVPVSLRSVAIGYGSTAVVKDFDLEIAAGEFLVLLGPSGCGKSTLLNAIAGLSDLSDGEIWIGERNVTWADPKDRGIGMVFQSYALYPNMNVEKNLSFGLQVAGMAKDQIARRVKRTAAILQLEPYLQRRPAALSGGQRQRVAIGRALVRDVDIFLFDEPLSNLDAKLRTELRVEIKKLHQELGSTMIYVTHDQVEAMTLADRIAIMRDGMIQQLASPREIYHRPANLFVAGFIGSPAMNLISGALVPKAGKTFFRSELGTVELPQAAAQAAEEHAVIAGLRPEQIVLDTASGLPGFAAKVSVIEAMGPDTILWCEAESGVFSVRMPGDFAGAVGDSVTLGLDLATASYFDSATGKRL; this is encoded by the coding sequence ATGCCCGTTCCCGTTTCCCTGCGTTCCGTCGCTATCGGCTATGGCAGCACCGCCGTGGTCAAGGATTTCGATCTCGAAATCGCCGCCGGCGAATTCCTCGTCCTGCTGGGGCCATCAGGCTGCGGCAAATCCACCCTGCTCAATGCCATTGCCGGTCTGTCCGATCTTTCGGATGGCGAAATCTGGATTGGGGAGCGCAACGTCACCTGGGCCGATCCCAAGGACCGCGGCATCGGCATGGTGTTCCAGTCCTATGCGCTCTACCCCAATATGAATGTCGAAAAGAACCTCAGCTTCGGGCTGCAGGTGGCCGGCATGGCCAAGGACCAGATCGCCCGCCGGGTCAAGCGCACGGCGGCAATCCTGCAGCTCGAGCCCTATCTGCAGCGCCGTCCGGCCGCGCTGTCCGGCGGCCAGCGCCAGCGCGTGGCGATCGGGCGGGCTTTGGTGCGGGACGTCGATATCTTCCTCTTTGACGAACCGCTCTCCAATCTCGACGCCAAATTGCGCACCGAATTGCGTGTCGAAATCAAGAAGCTGCACCAGGAACTGGGGAGCACGATGATCTACGTGACCCATGACCAGGTGGAGGCCATGACGCTGGCCGACCGCATTGCCATCATGCGCGATGGCATGATCCAGCAATTGGCCAGCCCGCGCGAAATCTACCACCGCCCGGCCAATCTGTTCGTCGCCGGCTTTATCGGTTCGCCAGCCATGAACCTGATCTCGGGCGCGCTGGTGCCCAAGGCGGGCAAGACGTTCTTTCGTTCGGAACTGGGCACGGTCGAGCTGCCCCAAGCAGCGGCGCAGGCCGCTGAAGAACACGCCGTCATTGCCGGCTTGCGGCCCGAACAGATCGTGCTCGACACGGCTTCGGGTCTGCCGGGCTTTGCCGCCAAGGTCAGCGTGATCGAGGCCATGGGCCCCGACACGATCCTGTGGTGTGAGGCCGAAAGCGGCGTCTTCAGTGTGCGCATGCCGGGCGATTTTGCCGGGGCGGTTGGCGACAGCGTGACGTTGGGCCTCGACCTCGCCACGGCGTCCTATTTTGACAGCGCCACCGGCAAGCGGCTTTAG
- a CDS encoding carbohydrate ABC transporter permease, which yields MRDPFPATARGQRPQRLTTARIGLYAFLLIAALFFLLPAYVMIVTSFKSMGEIRSAQIFALPHMLDWSFWLKAWSSACAGVNCNGVSVGFWNSVKITVPATILSVLLGAVTGYALSFWKPPGSKLLFAAITIGGFIPLQIFLFPMVRATAALGLYNSLGGIVLVHVVFGLPLTTLLFRNYYAAIPVELFKAARVDGAGFWRIFFALMLPLSLPMLVVAGLMQMTGIWNDFLLGLVFAGRDNLPMTVQLNNIVTTTTGQREYNVHMAATVLTALVPLVAYFVSGRWFVRGITAGSVKG from the coding sequence ATGCGCGATCCCTTTCCCGCCACGGCCCGTGGCCAGCGCCCGCAACGCCTGACCACTGCGCGCATCGGCCTTTATGCTTTTCTGCTCATCGCCGCGCTATTCTTCCTGCTGCCGGCCTATGTGATGATCGTCACCTCGTTCAAGAGCATGGGCGAAATCCGCTCGGCGCAAATCTTCGCCCTGCCGCATATGCTGGACTGGTCTTTCTGGCTCAAAGCCTGGTCGAGCGCCTGTGCTGGGGTGAACTGCAACGGCGTCAGCGTCGGCTTCTGGAATTCGGTCAAGATCACCGTGCCCGCCACCATCCTGTCGGTGCTGCTCGGCGCCGTCACCGGCTACGCCCTCTCATTCTGGAAGCCGCCGGGCTCCAAGCTGCTGTTTGCCGCCATCACTATTGGCGGCTTTATTCCGCTGCAGATCTTCCTCTTTCCCATGGTGCGCGCCACCGCAGCTCTCGGGCTCTACAATTCGCTGGGCGGCATCGTGCTGGTGCATGTGGTGTTCGGCCTGCCGCTGACCACGCTGCTGTTCCGCAATTACTACGCCGCCATTCCCGTGGAACTGTTCAAGGCGGCGCGCGTCGATGGGGCCGGCTTCTGGCGCATCTTCTTCGCGCTGATGCTGCCGCTGTCGCTGCCCATGCTGGTGGTGGCCGGGCTGATGCAGATGACCGGCATCTGGAACGATTTCCTGCTCGGCCTGGTCTTTGCCGGCCGCGACAATCTCCCCATGACGGTGCAACTCAACAATATCGTCACCACCACGACCGGCCAGCGGGAATACAATGTCCATATGGCCGCGACCGTGCTGACCGCGCTCGTTCCGCTTGTCGCCTACTTCGTCTCCGGCCGCTGGTTCGTCCGCGGCATCACTGCCGGTTCCGTAAAAGGTTAG
- a CDS encoding carbohydrate ABC transporter permease, whose protein sequence is MAALTPAWLIILLVYLGTTVWTVQISLTKSRMLPSNEFAGLSQYQRLFGTARWSNSIENVLTFGVVYVLGAMVVGLLLAIAIDRRVRFESAWRTMFLYPYALSFIVTGLMWQWLMNPEIGIQATARAAGLGWFTFDWTTRSDMAIYAVALAGIWQSAGLVMVLMLAGLRGIDADLWRATRIEGIPMWRTYLTIVLPQLGPSVATAFMLLTMGAVRTFDLVVALTNGGPGQSTEVPAKFIMDSLFARQDLGLATAGATVMLFTVMAVTIPILYARDIWARRQNGRL, encoded by the coding sequence ATGGCGGCGCTGACGCCGGCCTGGCTCATTATCCTCCTGGTCTATCTGGGCACCACCGTGTGGACGGTGCAGATCTCGCTGACCAAGTCGCGCATGCTGCCGTCCAACGAGTTTGCCGGGCTATCGCAATATCAGCGCCTGTTCGGCACCGCGCGCTGGTCCAATTCCATCGAGAACGTGCTGACCTTCGGCGTGGTCTATGTGCTGGGCGCCATGGTGGTCGGCCTGCTGCTCGCCATAGCCATCGATCGCCGCGTGCGCTTTGAAAGCGCTTGGCGCACCATGTTTCTCTATCCCTATGCGCTGTCCTTCATCGTCACCGGCCTGATGTGGCAATGGCTGATGAACCCCGAAATCGGCATCCAGGCCACCGCACGCGCCGCCGGACTGGGCTGGTTCACCTTCGATTGGACCACGCGTTCGGACATGGCGATTTATGCAGTGGCATTGGCCGGCATCTGGCAGAGCGCCGGGCTCGTCATGGTGCTCATGCTGGCCGGATTGCGCGGTATCGACGCGGATCTGTGGCGCGCCACCCGCATCGAGGGCATCCCGATGTGGCGCACCTATCTCACCATCGTGCTGCCCCAGCTCGGTCCCTCGGTGGCGACCGCCTTCATGCTGCTGACCATGGGCGCGGTGCGCACCTTTGATCTGGTGGTGGCGCTGACCAATGGCGGCCCCGGCCAATCCACCGAAGTGCCGGCCAAGTTCATCATGGACAGCCTGTTCGCCCGCCAGGATCTGGGCCTCGCCACGGCCGGCGCCACTGTGATGCTGTTCACCGTGATGGCCGTCACCATTCCCATTCTTTACGCGCGCGATATCTGGGCGCGTCGCCAGAACGGAAGGCTCTGA
- a CDS encoding ABC transporter substrate-binding protein has protein sequence MRLLLPSLTALLLVSAAQAQDLTAEVAHSWTSGGEAAAVKVISDAFTARGGKWVDWSVAGFESANAAYISRLLAGDPPTAKTAVAGPEVTELIAQGLMNDIDTAFHTAVPDGVVPQVVLDAITVDGKVYMAPTGMHAGSWMFYSMPVFEKAGITEAPTSWDEFFAAMDKIKAAGLVPIAWGGQSWQEGIVFHAVVLSTIGAEAFTRLYKDSDLSVIDTPEFAEAVNVFGRMRDYVDAGAAGRNWNDATAMVIRDEAGVQLLSDFIKGEFTTAGEKPGVDYGCALTPGTDSLIFLADAFTFPKTGNADEDKAQALLAETVLDPKVQADFSALKGSLPIRTDVDTSGLDACAQKAVELVKQDKIVPDAAMTLSPAINGGFKDAVGAFFADPSMTSEAFIEQYKAAFANG, from the coding sequence ATGCGTCTACTCCTGCCTAGTCTCACTGCCCTGCTGCTGGTTTCGGCCGCCCAGGCCCAGGACCTCACCGCCGAAGTCGCCCATTCCTGGACGTCGGGTGGTGAAGCCGCCGCGGTCAAGGTCATCTCCGATGCCTTTACCGCGCGTGGCGGCAAATGGGTCGACTGGTCCGTGGCTGGTTTTGAAAGCGCCAATGCGGCCTATATCAGCCGCTTGCTTGCCGGCGATCCGCCCACCGCCAAGACTGCCGTTGCCGGGCCCGAAGTTACCGAACTGATCGCCCAAGGGTTGATGAACGACATCGACACCGCCTTCCACACCGCCGTGCCTGATGGCGTGGTGCCCCAGGTGGTGCTCGACGCCATCACCGTGGACGGCAAGGTCTATATGGCGCCCACCGGCATGCATGCGGGCAGCTGGATGTTCTATTCCATGCCGGTGTTCGAAAAGGCCGGCATTACCGAAGCCCCGACCAGCTGGGACGAATTTTTCGCCGCTATGGACAAGATCAAGGCGGCGGGCCTGGTGCCGATCGCCTGGGGCGGCCAATCCTGGCAGGAAGGCATCGTCTTCCATGCCGTGGTGCTCTCCACCATTGGCGCCGAGGCCTTTACCCGGCTCTATAAGGACAGCGACCTGTCGGTCATCGACACGCCCGAATTTGCCGAGGCGGTCAATGTCTTTGGCCGCATGCGCGACTATGTCGATGCGGGCGCCGCCGGCCGCAACTGGAACGATGCTACCGCCATGGTGATCCGTGACGAAGCCGGCGTGCAATTGCTGTCCGACTTCATCAAGGGCGAATTCACCACGGCCGGCGAGAAGCCCGGCGTCGATTATGGCTGCGCCCTCACCCCGGGCACGGATTCGCTGATCTTCCTCGCCGATGCCTTTACCTTCCCCAAGACCGGCAATGCCGACGAGGACAAGGCGCAGGCGCTGCTGGCCGAAACCGTACTTGACCCCAAGGTGCAGGCCGATTTCTCGGCGCTCAAGGGCTCGCTGCCGATCCGCACCGATGTGGACACCTCCGGCCTTGATGCCTGTGCGCAGAAGGCCGTCGAATTGGTCAAGCAGGACAAGATCGTTCCCGACGCCGCCATGACGCTCTCGCCCGCCATCAATGGCGGCTTCAAGGATGCCGTGGGCGCCTTCTTCGCCGATCCCTCCATGACCAGCGAAGCCTTTATCGAGCAATACAAGGCCGCTTTCGCCAATGGTTGA